A window from Mesorhizobium sp. WSM2240 encodes these proteins:
- the rpsC gene encoding 30S ribosomal protein S3: protein MGQKINPIGFRLGINRTWDSRWYANTGEYGKLLHEDIKIREYLKNELKQAAISKVVIERPHKKCRVTIHAARPGLIIGKKGADIEKLRKKLMEMTKSETHLNIVEVRKPEIDAILVAQSIAQQLERRIAFRRAMKRAVQSAMRLGAEGIRINCSGRLGGAEIARMEWYREGRVPLHTLRADVDYGTAEAQTAYGICGVKVWVFKGEILEHDPMASERRATEGDHSHAGDRGERSRRRENA from the coding sequence ATGGGTCAGAAAATCAATCCGATCGGTTTCCGCCTCGGCATCAACCGCACCTGGGACTCGCGCTGGTACGCAAACACCGGCGAGTACGGCAAGCTGTTGCATGAAGACATCAAGATCCGTGAGTACCTGAAGAACGAGCTTAAGCAGGCCGCGATCTCCAAGGTCGTCATCGAGCGTCCGCACAAGAAGTGCCGCGTCACCATCCATGCCGCCCGCCCTGGCCTGATCATCGGCAAGAAGGGCGCCGACATCGAGAAGCTTCGCAAGAAGCTGATGGAGATGACGAAGTCGGAGACGCACCTGAACATCGTCGAGGTGCGCAAGCCCGAGATCGACGCCATCCTGGTCGCGCAGTCCATCGCCCAGCAGCTCGAGCGCCGCATCGCGTTCCGCCGCGCCATGAAGCGCGCCGTGCAGTCGGCCATGCGTCTCGGCGCCGAAGGCATCCGCATCAACTGCTCGGGCCGTCTCGGCGGCGCTGAAATCGCGCGCATGGAGTGGTACCGCGAGGGCCGCGTGCCGCTGCACACGCTGCGCGCCGATGTCGATTACGGAACCGCCGAAGCGCAGACCGCCTACGGCATCTGCGGCGTCAAGGTCTGGGTGTTCAAGGGCGAGATCCTCGAGCACGACCCGATGGCTTCGGAGCGCCGCGCCACCGAAGGCGATCATTCGCATGCAGGCGACCGGGGCGAGCGCAGCCGCCGCCGCGAAAACGCCTGA
- the rplD gene encoding 50S ribosomal protein L4: protein MDLKISTLGGEDAGKVKLSEEIFGLDPREDILQRVVRWQLAKKQQGTHKTKGRAEIARTGAKMYKQKGTGRARHHSARAPQFRGGGKAHGPVVRSHEHDLPKKVRALGLKHALSAKAKSSSLIIVDDLKLTEAKTKALVANFEKLGLTNALMIGGAELDVNFKRAATNIPNIDVLPIQGINVYDILRRGTLVLSKAAVEALEERFK, encoded by the coding sequence ATGGATCTCAAGATTTCAACGCTTGGCGGCGAAGACGCCGGCAAGGTCAAGCTCTCGGAAGAGATTTTCGGCCTTGACCCGCGCGAGGACATCCTGCAGCGCGTCGTGCGCTGGCAGCTCGCCAAGAAGCAGCAGGGCACGCACAAGACCAAAGGCCGCGCCGAAATCGCGCGCACCGGCGCCAAGATGTACAAGCAGAAGGGTACGGGCCGCGCCCGTCACCATTCGGCTCGCGCTCCGCAGTTCCGCGGCGGCGGCAAGGCTCACGGCCCGGTCGTTCGCAGCCATGAGCACGACCTTCCCAAGAAGGTCCGCGCTCTCGGCCTGAAGCATGCGCTGTCGGCCAAGGCCAAGTCGTCCAGCCTGATCATCGTCGATGATCTGAAGCTGACCGAAGCCAAGACGAAGGCGCTGGTGGCAAACTTCGAGAAGCTCGGCCTGACCAACGCACTGATGATCGGCGGCGCCGAGCTTGACGTTAACTTCAAGCGCGCGGCCACGAACATCCCGAACATCGACGTGCTGCCGATCCAGGGCATCAACGTCTACGACATTCTGCGCCGCGGCACGCTGGTCCTTTCCAAGGCCGCCGTCGAGGCCCTCGAGGAGCGCTTCAAATGA
- the rplN gene encoding 50S ribosomal protein L14 — translation MIQMQTNLDVADNSGARRVMCIKVLGGSKRKYASVGDIIVVSIKEAIPRGRVKKGDVMKAVVVRTAKDIRRPDGSVIRFDKNAAVLVDNKKEPIGTRIFGPVPRELRARNHMKIISLAPEVL, via the coding sequence ATGATTCAGATGCAAACAAACCTCGACGTCGCGGATAATTCCGGCGCCCGTCGTGTCATGTGCATCAAGGTGCTGGGCGGTTCGAAGCGGAAATACGCTTCCGTCGGCGACATCATCGTGGTGTCGATCAAGGAAGCCATCCCGCGCGGCCGCGTTAAGAAGGGCGATGTGATGAAGGCGGTCGTGGTTCGCACGGCCAAGGACATCCGCCGCCCGGACGGCAGCGTGATCCGTTTCGACAAGAACGCGGCCGTTCTTGTCGACAACAAGAAAGAGCCGATCGGCACGCGCATCTTCGGCCCGGTTCCGCGCGAACTGCGCGCCAGGAACCACATGAAGATCATCTCGCTCGCGCCTGAAGTGCTGTAA
- a CDS encoding 50S ribosomal protein L23, protein MTDLRHYDVIVSPAITEKSTMASEQNQVVFNVAKKATKPEIKAAIEALFSVKVTAVNTLIRKGKVKRFRGTAGRQSDVKKAVVTLAEGQSIDVATGL, encoded by the coding sequence ATGACGGATCTCCGCCACTACGACGTGATCGTCAGCCCGGCGATCACCGAAAAGTCGACCATGGCTTCCGAACAGAACCAGGTCGTGTTCAACGTCGCCAAGAAGGCGACGAAGCCGGAAATCAAGGCTGCCATCGAGGCGCTGTTCAGCGTCAAGGTGACGGCCGTCAACACCCTGATCCGCAAGGGCAAGGTGAAGCGTTTCCGCGGCACGGCAGGCCGGCAGAGCGATGTGAAGAAGGCGGTTGTGACGCTGGCCGAAGGCCAGTCGATCGACGTCGCTACGGGTCTCTGA
- the rpsS gene encoding 30S ribosomal protein S19: MTRSVWKGPFIDGFLLKKAEKVREGGRSEVIKMWSRRSTILPQFVGLTFGVYNGQKHIPVSVSEDMVGHKFGEFAPTRTYYGHGADKKAKRK, translated from the coding sequence GTGACCCGTTCAGTTTGGAAAGGCCCGTTCATCGACGGCTTTCTCTTGAAGAAAGCCGAGAAGGTGCGCGAAGGCGGCCGTAGTGAAGTGATCAAGATGTGGAGCCGCCGCTCTACCATTCTGCCGCAGTTCGTCGGCCTGACCTTCGGCGTCTACAACGGCCAGAAGCACATCCCGGTCTCCGTGTCGGAAGACATGGTCGGCCACAAGTTCGGCGAATTCGCCCCGACCCGGACCTATTACGGTCACGGCGCGGACAAGAAAGCGAAGAGGAAGTAA
- the rpsJ gene encoding 30S ribosomal protein S10, whose translation MNGQNIRIRLKAFDHRVLDASTREIVSTAKRTGANVRGPIPLPTRIEKFTVNRSPHVDKKSREQFEMRTHKRLLDIVDPTPQTVDALMKLDLAAGVDVEIKL comes from the coding sequence ATGAACGGCCAGAATATCCGCATACGCCTGAAAGCGTTTGACCACCGGGTGCTCGATGCCTCGACGCGCGAGATCGTGTCGACGGCAAAGCGCACCGGCGCCAACGTCCGCGGCCCCATTCCGCTGCCGACGCGGATCGAGAAATTCACGGTCAACCGCTCGCCGCATGTCGACAAGAAGAGCCGTGAGCAGTTCGAGATGCGCACGCACAAGCGGCTGCTCGATATCGTGGACCCGACGCCCCAGACGGTCGATGCGCTGATGAAGCTCGATCTCGCAGCCGGCGTCGATGTCGAAATCAAGCTCTGA
- the rplC gene encoding 50S ribosomal protein L3, whose protein sequence is MRSGVIAQKLGMTRVYNDAGEHVPVTVLRMENCQVVAQRTKEKNGYTAVQLGVGLAKVKNTSKSMRGHFAAASVEPKSKVAEFRVSDENMLDIGAEITVEHYVPGQKVDVTGTTIGKGFQGVIKRHNFGGGRATHGNSVSHRTHGSTGQRQDPGKVFKGKKMAGHMGSTRVTTQNVEVVSTDTDRGLILIRGAVPGSKGAWILVRDAVKEALPENAPRPAGIRAAAKSAAPANEGAE, encoded by the coding sequence ATGCGTTCAGGTGTTATAGCACAGAAGTTGGGCATGACCCGCGTCTACAACGACGCCGGCGAGCATGTTCCGGTCACTGTTCTCCGCATGGAGAACTGCCAGGTCGTGGCTCAGCGCACGAAAGAGAAGAACGGCTACACCGCCGTCCAGCTCGGCGTTGGTCTGGCCAAGGTCAAGAACACGTCGAAGTCGATGCGCGGCCATTTCGCCGCCGCCTCGGTCGAGCCGAAGTCGAAGGTCGCGGAATTCCGCGTCTCCGATGAAAACATGCTCGACATCGGCGCCGAGATCACGGTCGAGCACTATGTGCCCGGCCAGAAGGTCGACGTGACCGGCACCACGATCGGCAAGGGCTTCCAGGGCGTCATCAAACGCCACAATTTCGGTGGTGGACGCGCGACCCACGGTAACTCGGTGTCGCACCGCACGCACGGCTCGACCGGCCAGCGCCAGGACCCGGGCAAGGTGTTCAAGGGCAAGAAGATGGCCGGCCACATGGGCTCGACCCGCGTGACCACCCAGAATGTCGAGGTCGTTTCGACCGATACGGACCGTGGCCTGATCCTGATCCGCGGTGCGGTTCCGGGTTCGAAGGGCGCGTGGATCCTGGTTCGCGACGCCGTCAAGGAAGCGTTGCCTGAAAACGCGCCGAGGCCCGCCGGCATTCGCGCCGCGGCCAAGAGCGCAGCTCCGGCCAATGAGGGAGCGGAATAA
- the rplP gene encoding 50S ribosomal protein L16 yields MLQPKRTKFRKQFKGRIHGLAKGGTNLDFGGFGLKAMEPDRVTARQIEAARRAITREMKRQGRVWIRVFPDVPVTSKPTEVRMGKGKGAVDFWACRVKPGRIMFEIDGVSEEIAREALRLGAAKLSVKTRFVQRIAE; encoded by the coding sequence ATGCTGCAGCCAAAGCGCACAAAGTTCCGCAAGCAGTTCAAGGGCCGCATCCACGGGCTTGCCAAGGGCGGCACCAATCTGGATTTTGGCGGCTTTGGTCTGAAGGCGATGGAGCCGGATCGCGTCACCGCGCGCCAGATCGAGGCGGCCCGCCGCGCGATCACCCGCGAGATGAAGCGCCAGGGCCGCGTCTGGATCCGTGTGTTCCCGGATGTGCCGGTGACCTCCAAGCCGACCGAAGTCCGCATGGGCAAGGGCAAGGGCGCGGTCGATTTCTGGGCGTGCCGCGTCAAGCCGGGCCGCATCATGTTCGAGATCGACGGCGTCTCCGAGGAAATCGCCCGCGAGGCGCTGCGTCTCGGCGCGGCCAAGCTCTCGGTCAAGACGCGCTTCGTTCAGCGCATCGCAGAATAA
- the rplE gene encoding 50S ribosomal protein L5 has product MAKAEYQARLKTVYNETIRKALLEEFKYENEMEVPRLDKIVLNMGVGEATADSKKPSVAAADLALIAGQKPVITYARNSIAGFKVREKMPIGTKVTLRKERMYEFLDRLVNIALPRVRDFRGLNPKSFDGRGNYAMGIKEHIVFPEINYDKVDQIWGMDIIVCTTAKTDDEARALLKAFNFPFRQ; this is encoded by the coding sequence ATGGCTAAGGCAGAATATCAGGCCCGCCTGAAGACGGTCTATAACGAGACCATCCGCAAGGCGCTGCTCGAAGAGTTCAAGTATGAGAACGAGATGGAGGTCCCGCGCCTCGACAAGATCGTGCTCAACATGGGCGTCGGCGAGGCGACTGCGGATTCCAAGAAGCCTTCCGTTGCGGCTGCCGACCTGGCGCTGATCGCCGGTCAGAAGCCGGTCATCACCTACGCTCGCAATTCGATCGCCGGCTTCAAGGTCCGCGAGAAGATGCCGATCGGCACCAAGGTGACGCTTCGCAAGGAGCGCATGTACGAGTTCCTGGATCGCTTGGTCAACATCGCGCTGCCGCGCGTTCGCGACTTCCGCGGCCTGAACCCCAAGAGCTTCGATGGCCGCGGCAACTATGCCATGGGCATCAAGGAACACATCGTGTTTCCGGAGATCAACTACGACAAGGTTGATCAGATCTGGGGCATGGACATCATCGTTTGTACGACTGCGAAGACGGACGACGAAGCCCGGGCGCTGCTCAAGGCTTTCAACTTCCCCTTCCGCCAGTAA
- the rplV gene encoding 50S ribosomal protein L22: protein MGKAKAPRRLADNEARAVLRTIRISPQKLNLVAALIRGKKVATALSDLEFSRKRISGTVKKTLESAIANAENNHDLDVDALVVAEAYVGKSIVMKRFHARGRGRASRIEKPFSHLTIVVREVEEKGEAA, encoded by the coding sequence ATGGGCAAGGCCAAAGCTCCGCGCAGGCTTGCTGACAACGAGGCGCGCGCGGTTCTCCGCACCATCCGCATCAGCCCGCAGAAGCTGAACCTCGTTGCCGCGCTTATCCGCGGCAAGAAGGTGGCGACTGCGCTGTCGGATCTCGAATTTTCGCGCAAGCGCATTTCCGGCACCGTCAAGAAGACGCTGGAATCGGCGATCGCCAATGCCGAGAACAATCACGACCTCGACGTCGACGCCCTCGTGGTGGCGGAAGCCTATGTCGGAAAGTCGATTGTCATGAAGCGTTTCCATGCCCGTGGCCGCGGCCGCGCCAGCCGGATCGAAAAGCCGTTTTCGCACCTCACGATCGTCGTTCGTGAAGTCGAAGAGAAAGGGGAGGCCGCCTGA
- the rpmC gene encoding 50S ribosomal protein L29 has product MKASDVRTKTQDQLTDELASLKKEQFNLRFQKATGQLEKTARVKQVRRDIARIKTIAAEKSAGKKA; this is encoded by the coding sequence ATGAAAGCCTCTGACGTCAGGACCAAGACCCAGGACCAGCTCACCGACGAACTGGCCTCGCTGAAGAAGGAGCAGTTCAATCTGCGCTTCCAGAAGGCGACCGGCCAGCTCGAGAAGACCGCGCGCGTCAAGCAGGTCCGCAGGGACATTGCGCGCATCAAGACCATCGCCGCCGAAAAATCGGCCGGCAAGAAGGCTTAA
- the rpsH gene encoding 30S ribosomal protein S8 — MSLSDPLGDMLTRIRNAYGRKKSKVSTPASRLRARVLDVLKSEGYIRDYTQTDFDNGKSEIEIELKYFDGAPVIREIARVSKPGRRVYVSVKSIPQVANGLGISILSTPKGVMADHEAREQNVGGEILCQIF, encoded by the coding sequence ATGTCATTGAGTGATCCTCTCGGCGATATGCTGACCCGCATCCGCAACGCCTATGGCCGCAAGAAGTCCAAGGTTTCGACGCCGGCTTCGCGTCTGCGCGCCCGCGTTCTCGACGTTCTGAAAAGCGAAGGCTATATCCGCGACTATACGCAGACCGACTTCGACAACGGCAAGTCCGAGATTGAGATCGAGCTGAAGTATTTCGACGGCGCCCCCGTCATTCGCGAGATCGCCCGCGTTTCGAAGCCCGGTCGCCGCGTCTACGTGTCGGTTAAGTCGATCCCGCAGGTCGCCAACGGCCTCGGCATCTCGATCCTTTCGACCCCGAAGGGCGTGATGGCCGATCATGAAGCGCGCGAGCAGAATGTCGGCGGCGAAATCCTCTGCCAGATTTTCTGA
- the fusA gene encoding elongation factor G — protein MAREYKIEDYRNFGIMAHIDAGKTTTTERVLYYTGKSHKIGEVHDGAATMDWMEQEQERGITITSAATTTFWKGRDGKLRRFNIIDTPGHVDFTIEVERSLRVLDGAIALLDANAGVEPQTETVWRQADKYRVPRMIFCNKMDKVGADFYRSVEMIGSRLGAQAVVMQLPIGAETEFKGVVDLVEMNALVWRDESLGAAWDVVEIPADLKARAEEFREKMIEAAVEMDETALENYLEGKMPSNDEIRALIRKGTIAVKFFPMFCGSAFKNKGVQPLLDAVVEYLPSPLDVPAIKGVDAKTDAEIERHADDSEPLSMLAFKIMNDPFVGSLTFARIYSGKLTKGASVDNTVKGKKERIGRMLQMHANSRADIDEAYAGDIVALAGLKDTTTGDTLCDPAHPVILERMEFPDPVIQIAIEPKTKNDQEKMGLALHRLAAEDPSFRVKTDEESGQTIIAGMGELHLDIIVDRMRREFKVEANVGAPQVAYRETITRSHEQDYTHKKQTGGTGQFARVKLLFEPDPESTEFQFESKIVGGAVPKEYIPGVEKGINSVMSSGPFAGFPMIGVKATLIDGAFHDVDSSVLAFEIAGRACFREAAPKLGVQLLEPIMKVEVVTPEDYVGNVIGDLNSRRGQIQGQETRGVAVVVNAMVPLANMFKYVDNLRSMSQGRAQYTMQFDHYEPVPTAVAQEVQKKYA, from the coding sequence ATGGCACGCGAATACAAGATCGAAGACTATCGCAACTTCGGCATCATGGCGCACATCGACGCCGGCAAGACCACGACCACGGAGCGCGTGCTCTATTATACCGGCAAATCGCACAAGATCGGCGAAGTCCATGACGGCGCCGCGACCATGGACTGGATGGAACAGGAGCAGGAGCGCGGCATCACCATCACCTCAGCCGCGACCACGACCTTCTGGAAGGGTCGTGACGGCAAGCTGCGCCGCTTCAACATCATCGACACGCCCGGCCACGTCGACTTCACCATCGAGGTGGAGCGTTCGCTGCGCGTTCTCGACGGCGCGATCGCGCTGCTCGATGCGAATGCCGGCGTAGAGCCGCAGACCGAGACTGTCTGGCGCCAGGCCGACAAGTACCGCGTCCCGCGCATGATCTTCTGCAACAAGATGGACAAGGTCGGCGCCGACTTCTATCGCTCGGTCGAGATGATCGGCTCGCGCCTCGGTGCGCAGGCCGTCGTCATGCAGTTGCCGATCGGCGCCGAGACCGAGTTCAAGGGCGTCGTCGACCTCGTCGAGATGAACGCGCTGGTATGGCGCGACGAGTCTCTGGGCGCTGCCTGGGACGTTGTCGAGATTCCGGCCGACCTCAAGGCGCGCGCCGAAGAATTCCGCGAGAAGATGATCGAAGCCGCCGTCGAAATGGACGAGACCGCGCTCGAGAACTACCTCGAAGGCAAGATGCCGTCGAACGACGAGATCCGCGCTCTGATCCGCAAGGGCACCATCGCGGTGAAGTTCTTCCCGATGTTCTGCGGCTCGGCCTTCAAGAACAAGGGCGTGCAGCCGCTGCTCGACGCCGTCGTGGAATACCTGCCTTCGCCGCTCGACGTGCCGGCGATCAAGGGCGTCGACGCCAAGACCGATGCCGAGATCGAGCGCCATGCCGATGATAGCGAACCGCTGTCGATGCTGGCCTTCAAGATCATGAACGACCCGTTCGTCGGTTCGCTGACCTTTGCCCGCATCTATTCGGGCAAGCTCACCAAGGGCGCGTCGGTCGACAATACGGTCAAGGGCAAGAAAGAGCGCATCGGCCGCATGCTGCAGATGCATGCGAACTCCCGCGCGGACATCGACGAGGCTTACGCCGGCGACATCGTGGCGCTGGCTGGTCTCAAGGACACGACCACCGGCGATACGCTGTGTGATCCGGCCCATCCGGTGATCCTCGAGCGCATGGAATTCCCCGATCCGGTTATCCAGATCGCCATCGAGCCGAAGACCAAGAACGACCAGGAAAAGATGGGTCTTGCTCTTCATCGCCTGGCTGCTGAGGATCCGTCCTTCCGCGTCAAGACCGACGAAGAATCCGGCCAGACCATCATTGCCGGCATGGGCGAACTGCACCTCGACATCATCGTCGACCGCATGCGCCGCGAGTTCAAGGTAGAGGCCAATGTCGGCGCGCCGCAGGTGGCCTATCGCGAGACGATCACCCGCTCGCACGAGCAGGACTACACCCATAAGAAGCAGACCGGCGGTACCGGCCAGTTCGCCCGTGTCAAGCTGCTCTTCGAGCCGGATCCGGAAAGCACCGAGTTCCAGTTCGAATCGAAGATCGTCGGCGGCGCCGTGCCGAAGGAGTACATCCCCGGCGTCGAGAAGGGCATCAACAGCGTCATGTCGTCGGGCCCGTTCGCCGGCTTCCCGATGATCGGCGTGAAGGCCACTCTCATCGACGGCGCCTTCCACGATGTCGACTCGTCGGTTCTGGCGTTCGAAATCGCTGGCCGCGCCTGCTTCCGTGAAGCTGCGCCGAAGCTTGGTGTGCAGCTGCTCGAGCCGATCATGAAGGTCGAGGTGGTGACGCCGGAAGATTATGTCGGCAACGTCATCGGCGATTTGAACTCCCGCCGCGGCCAGATCCAGGGTCAGGAGACCCGCGGTGTCGCCGTCGTCGTCAACGCGATGGTGCCGCTGGCCAACATGTTCAAGTACGTCGACAATCTGCGTTCGATGTCGCAGGGCCGCGCCCAGTACACGATGCAGTTCGACCACTATGAGCCGGTGCCGACCGCGGTGGCTCAGGAAGTCCAGAAGAAATACGCGTAG
- the rpsQ gene encoding 30S ribosomal protein S17 has translation MPKRILQGTVVSDKNEKTVVVKVERRFTHPVMKKTVRQTKKYKAHDENNACKVGDQVFIQESAPISKDKRWVVITEAQAQ, from the coding sequence ATGCCAAAGCGCATTCTGCAGGGCACCGTCGTCAGCGACAAGAACGAGAAGACGGTCGTCGTCAAGGTCGAACGGCGCTTCACGCATCCCGTGATGAAGAAGACCGTGCGCCAGACCAAGAAGTACAAGGCGCATGACGAGAACAACGCGTGCAAGGTAGGCGACCAGGTCTTCATCCAGGAGTCGGCTCCGATCTCCAAGGACAAGCGCTGGGTCGTCATCACCGAAGCCCAGGCTCAATAA
- the tuf gene encoding elongation factor Tu has translation MAKSKFERTKPHVNIGTIGHVDHGKTSLTAAITKYFGEYKAYDQIDAAPEEKARGITISTAHVEYETPNRHYAHVDCPGHADYVKNMITGAAQMDGAILVVSAADGPMPQTREHILLARQVGVPSIVVFLNKVDQVDDAELLELVELEVRELLSKNEFPGDDIPIIKGSALAALEDSDKKIGEDAIRELMEAVDSYIPTPERPIDQPFLMPIEDVFSISGRGTVVTGRVERGVVKVGEELEIVGIRPTTKTTCTGVEMFRKLLDQGQAGDNIGALLRGVDREGVERGQVLAKPGSVKPHKKFKAEAYILTKEEGGRHTPFFTNYRPQFYFRTTDVTGIVSLAEGTEMVMPGDNVTVDVELIVPIAMEEKLRFAIREGGRTVGAGVVVTITE, from the coding sequence ATGGCCAAGAGTAAATTCGAGCGCACGAAGCCGCATGTGAACATTGGCACGATCGGCCATGTCGACCACGGCAAGACGTCGCTGACGGCTGCGATCACCAAGTATTTCGGCGAGTACAAGGCCTACGACCAGATCGACGCGGCGCCGGAGGAGAAGGCGCGCGGCATCACGATCTCGACGGCGCATGTCGAATACGAGACGCCGAACCGGCACTATGCGCATGTCGACTGCCCCGGCCACGCCGACTATGTGAAGAACATGATCACGGGCGCGGCGCAGATGGACGGCGCGATCCTGGTGGTTTCGGCCGCCGACGGCCCGATGCCGCAGACCCGCGAGCACATCCTGCTTGCCCGCCAGGTCGGCGTGCCTTCGATCGTTGTGTTTCTTAACAAGGTCGACCAGGTCGACGACGCCGAGCTGCTTGAGCTGGTCGAGCTGGAGGTGCGCGAGCTCCTGTCGAAGAACGAGTTCCCCGGCGACGACATTCCGATCATCAAGGGTTCGGCTCTGGCCGCTCTCGAGGATTCGGACAAGAAGATCGGCGAGGATGCGATCCGCGAGCTGATGGAAGCCGTCGACAGCTACATCCCGACGCCGGAGCGCCCGATCGACCAGCCTTTCCTGATGCCGATCGAGGACGTGTTCTCGATCTCGGGCCGCGGCACGGTGGTGACCGGGCGCGTCGAGCGCGGCGTGGTCAAGGTCGGCGAGGAGCTTGAGATCGTCGGCATCCGCCCAACCACCAAGACGACCTGCACGGGCGTTGAGATGTTCAGAAAACTGCTCGACCAGGGCCAGGCCGGCGACAATATCGGCGCGCTGTTGCGCGGCGTCGACCGCGAGGGCGTCGAGCGCGGCCAGGTTCTGGCCAAGCCCGGCTCGGTCAAGCCGCACAAGAAGTTCAAGGCCGAGGCCTACATCCTGACCAAGGAGGAGGGCGGGCGCCACACGCCGTTCTTCACCAACTACCGTCCGCAGTTCTACTTCCGCACGACGGACGTGACCGGCATCGTGTCGCTGGCCGAAGGCACCGAAATGGTGATGCCGGGCGACAATGTGACGGTCGATGTCGAGCTGATCGTGCCGATCGCCATGGAGGAGAAGCTGCGCTTCGCCATCCGCGAAGGCGGCCGCACCGTCGGCGCCGGCGTCGTCGTGACGATCACCGAATAA
- the rplB gene encoding 50S ribosomal protein L2 yields the protein MALKNFKPVTPSLRQLVLVDRSALYKGKPVKGLTEGLTKSGGRNNYGRITARFIGGGHKRSYRIIDFKRRKFDMQATVERIEYDPNRTAFIALVKYDDGELNYILAPQRLAVGDKIIAGEAVDVKPGNAMPLSAMPVGTIVHNVELKPGKGGQIARSAGSYAQLVGRDQGMAILRLNSGEQRVVSGLCIATVGAVSNPDHANINLGKAGRKVWLGKRPHNRGVTMNPVDHPHGGGEGRTSGGRNPVSPWGKPTKGKKTRSNKATDKFILRSRHQRKS from the coding sequence ATGGCATTGAAGAATTTCAAACCGGTAACGCCCAGCCTTCGTCAGCTGGTTCTCGTCGACCGCTCGGCCCTCTACAAGGGCAAGCCGGTCAAGGGCCTGACGGAAGGTCTGACCAAGTCGGGCGGCCGCAACAATTACGGCCGCATCACCGCCCGCTTCATCGGCGGCGGCCACAAGCGTTCGTATCGCATCATCGACTTCAAGCGCCGCAAGTTCGATATGCAGGCGACGGTCGAGCGGATCGAGTACGACCCGAACCGCACCGCCTTCATCGCGCTGGTCAAGTATGATGACGGCGAGCTGAACTACATCCTGGCGCCGCAGCGTCTGGCCGTCGGCGACAAGATCATCGCCGGCGAGGCGGTCGACGTGAAGCCGGGCAATGCGATGCCGCTTTCGGCCATGCCGGTCGGCACGATCGTCCACAATGTCGAGCTGAAGCCCGGCAAGGGCGGCCAGATCGCGCGTTCGGCCGGTTCATACGCCCAGCTCGTTGGCCGTGACCAGGGCATGGCGATCCTGCGCCTCAATTCGGGCGAGCAGCGCGTCGTCAGCGGCTTGTGCATCGCCACCGTCGGCGCGGTCTCCAATCCGGACCACGCCAACATCAATCTCGGCAAGGCCGGCCGCAAGGTCTGGCTCGGCAAGCGCCCACACAATCGCGGCGTGACCATGAACCCGGTCGATCACCCGCATGGCGGCGGCGAAGGCCGCACCTCCGGCGGACGCAATCCGGTGTCGCCGTGGGGCAAGCCGACCAAGGGCAAGAAGACGCGGTCCAACAAGGCGACCGACAAGTTCATCCTGCGCTCGCGTCATCAGCGCAAGAGCTAA
- the rpsN gene encoding 30S ribosomal protein S14 → MAKTSSVEKNNRRRRLVDQKAAKRKALKATIMDKNVPIEERFRAQLKLAAMPRNSAKIRIRNRCEVTGRPRAYYRKLKMSRIALRELGSLGAVPGLVKSSW, encoded by the coding sequence ATGGCAAAGACCAGCTCAGTCGAGAAGAACAACAGGCGCCGCCGGCTCGTCGACCAGAAGGCCGCGAAGCGCAAGGCCCTCAAGGCGACGATCATGGACAAGAACGTCCCGATCGAGGAGCGTTTCCGGGCGCAGCTGAAGCTCGCGGCGATGCCGCGCAACTCGGCCAAGATCCGTATCCGCAATCGCTGCGAAGTTACCGGCCGTCCGCGCGCCTACTATCGCAAACTGAAGATGTCGCGCATCGCGCTTCGTGAACTTGGCTCGCTGGGCGCTGTGCCCGGTCTCGTCAAGTCGAGCTGGTAA
- the rplX gene encoding 50S ribosomal protein L24 — protein MQKIRKGDKVVVLAGKDKGRTGEVLSVAPKDDKAVVRGVNMVRRHQKQSQTQEGGIITKEAPIHLSNIALADPKDGKPTRVGFQIQDGKKVRVAKRSGEVING, from the coding sequence ATGCAGAAGATTCGCAAAGGCGACAAGGTCGTCGTCCTGGCCGGCAAGGACAAGGGCCGTACCGGCGAGGTGCTCAGCGTAGCACCGAAGGACGACAAGGCCGTCGTTCGCGGCGTCAACATGGTGCGCCGCCACCAGAAACAATCCCAGACCCAAGAGGGTGGGATCATTACGAAGGAAGCGCCGATCCATTTGTCGAACATCGCGCTGGCCGACCCCAAGGATGGCAAGCCGACCCGCGTCGGTTTCCAGATCCAGGACGGCAAGAAGGTGCGCGTGGCAAAGCGCTCGGGAGAAGTGATCAATGGCTAA